From Medicago truncatula cultivar Jemalong A17 chromosome 7, MtrunA17r5.0-ANR, whole genome shotgun sequence, a single genomic window includes:
- the LOC11425889 gene encoding beta-fructofuranosidase, insoluble isoenzyme 1 isoform X2, which yields MYYNGYYHLFYQYNPKGSVWGNIVWAHSVSKDLINWKALEPAIYPSKPFDKYGCWSGSATIVPGKGPVILYTGIIDEKNTQVQVYAIPEDPTDPLLRKWIKPDAINPIVIAGQGVNGSAFRDPTTAWMGKDGRWRMLVGSRRKHRGMAYLYRSRDFVKWVRAKHPIHSKTTTGMWECPDFYPVSLKGKVGLDTSIEGNHVKHVLKNSLDMTRFEYYTLGTYLTDKDKYIPSNTSEDGWGGLRYDYGNFYASKSFFDQSKNRRILWGWANESDSQDDDVKKGWAGIQAIPRTVWLDPTERQLVQWPVEELNVLREKEVSMNNQKLEKGNHVEVAGITAAQVDVEVTFSFSSLDKAEAYDPSWVNAQDLCSQKGSKVQGGVGPFGLLTLASENLAEFTPVFFRVFKAPSKHVVLLCSDATSSSLTSNLYKPSFAGFVDVDFATKKLSLRSLIDHSVVESFGEGGKTNILSRVYPVLAVANQANLFVFNNGTEPIIVENLKAWSMKSAELI from the exons ATGTACTATAATGGATACTATCACCTATTCTACCAGTACAACCCAAAAGGATCTGTATGGGGAAACATTGTGTGGGCCCACTCAGTATCAAAGGATCTTATAAACTGGAAAGCACTTGAACCTGCTATCTACCCATCTAAACCCTTCGACAAATACGGATGTTGGTCCGGGTCAGCCACTATTGTTCCGGGTAAAGGACCAGTGATCCTTTACACCGGAATTATCGATGAAAAAAATACCCAAGTTCAAGTCTATGCGATACCCGAAGATCCAACCGACCCACTTCTTAGAAAATGGATAAAACCCGATGCGATCAACCCAATTGTGATTGCGGGACAAGGTGTTAATGGTAGCGCTTTTCGTGACCCAACAACTGCTTGGATGGGTAAAGATGGACGTTGGAGAATGTTGGTTGGTAGTAGAAGAAAACATAGAGGGATGGCCTACTTGTATAGGAGTAGGGATTTTGTGAAATGGGTTCGGGCCAAACACCCGATCCATTCAAAAACTACTACGGGTATGTGGGAGTGTCCTGATTTTTACCCGGTTTCACTTAAAGGTAAAGTAGGGTTGGATACATCAATTGAAGGTAATCATGTTAAGCATGTCTTAAAGAATAGTCTTGACATGACTAGATTTGAGTACTACACATTGGGCACATATTTAACTGATAAGGATAAGTATATTCCAAGTAATACTTCAGAGGATGGTTGGGGTGGACTTAGATATGACTATGGTAATTTCTATGCTTCCAAGTCATTTTTTGATCAAAGTAAGAATCGTAGGATACTTTGGGGTTGGGCTAATGAGTCTGATTCCCAGGATGATGATGTTAAAAAAGGATGGGCTGGAATTCAG GCAATTCCAAGAACTGTGTGGCTTGATCCTACTGAAAGACAATTAGTACAATGGCCTGTTGAAGAATTGAATGTACTAAGAGAGAAAGAAGTTAGTATGAACAATCAAAAGCTTGAAAAGGGTAATCATGTTGAAGTAGCTGGAATAACTGCTGCCCAGGTGG ATGTGGAAGTTACTTTCTCATTTTCAAGCTTGGATAAGGCAGAGGCTTATGATCCAAGTTGGGTAAATGCACAAGACCTTTGTTCCCAAAAAGGTTCAAAAGTTCAAGGTGGTGTTGGACCTTTTGGTCTTTTGACTTTGGCTTCAGAAAATTTGGCAGAGTTCACTCCTGTATTCTTTAGAGTCTTCAAAGCTCCAAGTAAACATGTAGTTCTCTTGTGCTCTGATGCCACGAG TTCTTCTTTGACGAGTAACTTGTACAAGCCATCATTTGCTGGATTTGTAGATGTGGATTTTGCTACTAAAAAACTTTCTCTTAGGAGTTTG ATTGATCATTCAGTGGTGGAAAGTTTTGGAGAAGGAGGTAAAACAAACATTTTGTCTAGGGTTTATCCAGTACTAGCCGTGGCAAATCAAgctaatttgtttgtgtttaacAATGGCACTGAACCGATCATTGTGGAGAATCTCAAAGCATGGAGTATGAAATCAGCTGAGCTGATATAA
- the LOC11425889 gene encoding beta-fructofuranosidase, insoluble isoenzyme 1 isoform X1 encodes MYYNGYYHLFYQYNPKGSVWGNIVWAHSVSKDLINWKALEPAIYPSKPFDKYGCWSGSATIVPGKGPVILYTGIIDEKNTQVQVYAIPEDPTDPLLRKWIKPDAINPIVIAGQGVNGSAFRDPTTAWMGKDGRWRMLVGSRRKHRGMAYLYRSRDFVKWVRAKHPIHSKTTTGMWECPDFYPVSLKGKVGLDTSIEGNHVKHVLKNSLDMTRFEYYTLGTYLTDKDKYIPSNTSEDGWGGLRYDYGNFYASKSFFDQSKNRRILWGWANESDSQDDDVKKGWAGIQAIPRTVWLDPTERQLVQWPVEELNVLREKEVSMNNQKLEKGNHVEVAGITAAQADVEVTFSFSSLDKAEAYDPSWVNAQDLCSQKGSKVQGGVGPFGLLTLASENLAEFTPVFFRVFKAPSKHVVLLCSDATSSSLTSNLYKPSFAGFVDVDFATKKLSLRSLIDHSVVESFGEGGKTNILSRVYPVLAVANQANLFVFNNGTEPIIVENLKAWSMKSAELI; translated from the exons ATGTACTATAATGGATACTATCACCTATTCTACCAGTACAACCCAAAAGGATCTGTATGGGGAAACATTGTGTGGGCCCACTCAGTATCAAAGGATCTTATAAACTGGAAAGCACTTGAACCTGCTATCTACCCATCTAAACCCTTCGACAAATACGGATGTTGGTCCGGGTCAGCCACTATTGTTCCGGGTAAAGGACCAGTGATCCTTTACACCGGAATTATCGATGAAAAAAATACCCAAGTTCAAGTCTATGCGATACCCGAAGATCCAACCGACCCACTTCTTAGAAAATGGATAAAACCCGATGCGATCAACCCAATTGTGATTGCGGGACAAGGTGTTAATGGTAGCGCTTTTCGTGACCCAACAACTGCTTGGATGGGTAAAGATGGACGTTGGAGAATGTTGGTTGGTAGTAGAAGAAAACATAGAGGGATGGCCTACTTGTATAGGAGTAGGGATTTTGTGAAATGGGTTCGGGCCAAACACCCGATCCATTCAAAAACTACTACGGGTATGTGGGAGTGTCCTGATTTTTACCCGGTTTCACTTAAAGGTAAAGTAGGGTTGGATACATCAATTGAAGGTAATCATGTTAAGCATGTCTTAAAGAATAGTCTTGACATGACTAGATTTGAGTACTACACATTGGGCACATATTTAACTGATAAGGATAAGTATATTCCAAGTAATACTTCAGAGGATGGTTGGGGTGGACTTAGATATGACTATGGTAATTTCTATGCTTCCAAGTCATTTTTTGATCAAAGTAAGAATCGTAGGATACTTTGGGGTTGGGCTAATGAGTCTGATTCCCAGGATGATGATGTTAAAAAAGGATGGGCTGGAATTCAG GCAATTCCAAGAACTGTGTGGCTTGATCCTACTGAAAGACAATTAGTACAATGGCCTGTTGAAGAATTGAATGTACTAAGAGAGAAAGAAGTTAGTATGAACAATCAAAAGCTTGAAAAGGGTAATCATGTTGAAGTAGCTGGAATAACTGCTGCCCAG GCAGATGTGGAAGTTACTTTCTCATTTTCAAGCTTGGATAAGGCAGAGGCTTATGATCCAAGTTGGGTAAATGCACAAGACCTTTGTTCCCAAAAAGGTTCAAAAGTTCAAGGTGGTGTTGGACCTTTTGGTCTTTTGACTTTGGCTTCAGAAAATTTGGCAGAGTTCACTCCTGTATTCTTTAGAGTCTTCAAAGCTCCAAGTAAACATGTAGTTCTCTTGTGCTCTGATGCCACGAG TTCTTCTTTGACGAGTAACTTGTACAAGCCATCATTTGCTGGATTTGTAGATGTGGATTTTGCTACTAAAAAACTTTCTCTTAGGAGTTTG ATTGATCATTCAGTGGTGGAAAGTTTTGGAGAAGGAGGTAAAACAAACATTTTGTCTAGGGTTTATCCAGTACTAGCCGTGGCAAATCAAgctaatttgtttgtgtttaacAATGGCACTGAACCGATCATTGTGGAGAATCTCAAAGCATGGAGTATGAAATCAGCTGAGCTGATATAA